In the genome of Prosthecobacter dejongeii, one region contains:
- a CDS encoding 3-keto-disaccharide hydrolase → MKRRFLLLAALLGSFTFSVAAEDGFVPLFDGKTMTGWRNAYQWGNIEVVNGEIHLTGEKKFFVVTEKTYSDFIFEGDILLPEGQANSGFMFRAHVQPNKVFGYQAEVDGDPKRKWSGGLYDEGRRMWFISPIKGNKESEEAFRARAGDAFKRNDWNTYRITCKGNKLKIEVNGVVTTDVEDSTDASGVIAIQHHGEKGATYKFRNLRIKELK, encoded by the coding sequence ATGAAAAGACGCTTTCTCCTCCTCGCTGCCCTTTTGGGTTCCTTCACCTTCTCCGTCGCCGCTGAAGACGGTTTTGTCCCGCTGTTTGATGGCAAGACCATGACCGGCTGGCGCAATGCTTATCAGTGGGGCAACATTGAGGTCGTGAATGGGGAGATCCACCTCACGGGAGAGAAGAAATTCTTCGTCGTCACGGAGAAGACCTACAGCGACTTCATTTTTGAAGGTGACATCCTCCTGCCGGAAGGTCAGGCCAATAGCGGCTTCATGTTCCGCGCTCATGTGCAGCCGAACAAAGTGTTTGGTTACCAGGCCGAAGTGGATGGCGACCCTAAGCGTAAGTGGTCCGGTGGACTCTATGACGAGGGCCGCCGCATGTGGTTCATCAGCCCGATCAAGGGCAATAAAGAAAGCGAAGAAGCCTTCCGCGCCCGCGCCGGAGATGCCTTCAAGCGCAACGACTGGAATACCTACCGCATCACCTGCAAGGGCAACAAGTTGAAGATCGAGGTCAATGGCGTGGTCACCACGGATGTTGAAGACTCCACCGATGCTAGCGGCGTCATCGCCATCCAGCATCACGGTGAAAAGGGCGCGACTTATAAGTTCCGCAACCTGCGCATCAAGGAGCTGAAGTAA
- a CDS encoding TIGR03915 family putative DNA repair protein yields the protein MITASIQPTFTAWRSKARELLRQGVRPEQVTWGDVNEGAGLLLEEAPGTYATAVPMEIKVPPDFLSLAASVCAHTDERRWAILYRLLFRLTLGGERHLLHLPSDPDTRLCQVWAKAIGRDIHKMHAFVRFRLIGQDEQTGREQFVAWFEPTYRIVRLAIPFFEKRFAGMDWSILTPDECAHWDGERLFFTPGMDRSQAPASDAHDDLWRTYYRSIFNPARLKVQAMQSEMPQKYWKNLPEAQIIRELIAGSQERVQEMLDTPERPAKPIPDNEYIRSLHERREGP from the coding sequence ATGATCACCGCTTCCATCCAGCCCACTTTCACCGCCTGGCGAAGCAAGGCGCGTGAGCTGCTGAGGCAGGGGGTGCGGCCAGAGCAGGTGACTTGGGGAGATGTGAATGAGGGGGCAGGTTTACTGCTGGAAGAAGCCCCTGGAACTTATGCCACCGCTGTGCCGATGGAAATCAAGGTTCCGCCAGATTTTTTATCTCTGGCTGCCAGTGTGTGTGCTCATACTGATGAGAGACGCTGGGCCATTCTGTATCGTTTGTTATTCCGTCTGACTCTGGGTGGAGAGAGGCATCTGCTGCACCTGCCTAGTGATCCTGATACGCGCCTGTGTCAGGTCTGGGCCAAGGCCATCGGGCGAGACATTCATAAGATGCATGCCTTTGTTCGCTTCCGCCTTATTGGTCAGGATGAACAGACGGGGCGGGAGCAGTTTGTGGCCTGGTTTGAGCCCACTTACCGCATCGTTCGGTTGGCCATCCCGTTTTTTGAAAAACGTTTCGCGGGCATGGATTGGTCCATCCTCACGCCAGATGAATGTGCGCATTGGGATGGTGAGCGGCTGTTTTTCACCCCAGGGATGGATCGCAGTCAGGCCCCGGCCTCGGATGCGCATGATGATCTGTGGCGCACTTACTATCGCAGCATCTTCAACCCAGCGCGTTTGAAAGTGCAGGCGATGCAGTCAGAGATGCCCCAGAAATACTGGAAGAATCTGCCTGAGGCTCAAATCATCCGCGAGTTGATCGCCGGCAGTCAGGAGCGGGTTCAGGAAATGCTGGATACACCCGAACGGCCTGCAAAACCCATCCCAGATAATGAATACATCCGTTCTTTGCATGAGCGGCGGGAAGGTCCATAA
- a CDS encoding putative toxin-antitoxin system toxin component, PIN family has product MIAVLDTNVVLQALNPDHSFACILNAWYRGRFIWAVSTDILLEYQEVVIRQSGQARWQSLERLFNLAASYVGNIQQVSPSFFFRTISADRDDDKFADCAITVHADFIVTNDAHFRPLIGSGYKPQPISPEEFIAQFISSKEAFSE; this is encoded by the coding sequence ATGATCGCCGTGTTGGATACAAATGTGGTTCTTCAGGCCCTCAATCCCGATCACTCTTTCGCCTGCATTTTGAATGCTTGGTATCGAGGCAGATTTATCTGGGCCGTTTCCACGGACATTCTTCTGGAATATCAGGAGGTAGTGATTCGACAATCTGGCCAGGCACGCTGGCAATCGTTGGAACGGTTGTTCAATCTTGCCGCTTCATATGTCGGAAATATACAGCAAGTTTCCCCTTCCTTTTTCTTTCGCACTATCTCAGCAGACCGGGATGATGATAAATTTGCGGATTGTGCCATTACCGTTCATGCCGATTTTATCGTGACGAATGATGCTCATTTTCGACCTTTGATCGGCAGCGGATACAAACCGCAGCCCATTTCTCCAGAAGAGTTCATTGCTCAGTTTATTAGCTCGAAAGAGGCATTCAGTGAATAA
- the queC gene encoding 7-cyano-7-deazaguanine synthase QueC, which translates to MSKAIILLSGGLDSTVALYWARQHHEVVGAVSFNYGSKHNDKEITLAIWHCRQMGIPHDTVSLPFVNDLFESDLLKSGGEIPEGHYADENMKRTVVPFRNGIMLAIACGIAESRKVDALVIAAHSGDHAIYPDCREPFMKAIGDAMREGTYARTELLRPFIDMDKTSITKLGHQLGVDLGKTWSCYKGEDLQCGVCGTCVERREAFILAGIEDPTVYSHEWPLPKAPGA; encoded by the coding sequence ATGTCTAAAGCCATCATCCTTCTGAGCGGCGGTCTAGACTCCACCGTTGCGCTTTACTGGGCGCGCCAGCATCACGAAGTGGTAGGCGCGGTGAGCTTTAACTACGGGTCTAAGCATAACGACAAGGAGATCACCCTTGCCATCTGGCATTGCCGCCAGATGGGCATCCCGCATGACACGGTGTCCCTGCCTTTTGTGAATGACCTCTTTGAGTCGGATCTACTCAAAAGCGGTGGTGAGATTCCTGAAGGTCATTACGCGGATGAAAACATGAAACGCACCGTGGTTCCCTTCCGCAATGGCATCATGCTAGCCATCGCCTGCGGCATCGCGGAATCTCGCAAGGTGGATGCCCTCGTCATCGCGGCGCATTCAGGGGATCACGCCATTTACCCAGACTGTCGCGAGCCCTTCATGAAAGCCATTGGCGATGCCATGCGGGAAGGCACTTACGCTCGCACGGAGTTGCTGCGCCCTTTCATTGACATGGATAAAACATCCATCACCAAACTGGGGCATCAGCTCGGCGTGGACCTGGGTAAAACCTGGAGCTGCTACAAAGGCGAAGACCTGCAATGCGGCGTCTGCGGCACCTGCGTGGAGCGCCGGGAAGCCTTCATCCTCGCCGGGATCGAAGACCCCACCGTGTATTCGCATGAGTGGCCTTTGCCCAAGGCACCTGGGGCGTGA